One window of the Streptomyces sp. ITFR-21 genome contains the following:
- a CDS encoding diaminobutyrate--2-oxoglutarate transaminase family protein, translating to MTSYGAPAVRTAVPGPRSQEYLARQEDAESNARSYPRRLPLAVARAQGSYIEDVDGNVFLDFLTGAGVLSLGHNHPVVADAVRRQLGDLVHGLDLPTPAKEDFTARQLAMLPGGMRERMKMHFCGPTGANGVEAAIKLCKIATGRSEIISFQGGFHGSTAGAMAVTGNTETKSQVGGAMPGVHFFPYSFCAHCPLGLTPDSCTTNCATYLERVLTDANGGITLPAAVIMEMVQGEGGVVPATMEFARQVREVTRRLGIPLIVDEVQTGCGRTGTWYAFEQYGIEPDVVVASKALSGIGLPVAVILYDRALDVWEPGAHIGTFRGNQLAFAAGVAALDVVRDEGLLENVRIRGEQLGKHFTALRERNRWISDIRGMGLMWGAELADPDRPAGPEARAAATAAARAVQSAALRLGLICEVGGRDDIVVRLLPPLNVTAEQIDFAADILERAFAEATR from the coding sequence ATGACCAGCTATGGCGCGCCCGCCGTACGCACCGCCGTACCGGGCCCCCGCAGCCAGGAGTACCTGGCCCGCCAGGAGGACGCGGAGTCCAACGCGCGCAGCTATCCGCGGCGGCTGCCGCTGGCGGTCGCCCGCGCCCAGGGCTCGTACATCGAGGACGTGGACGGCAACGTCTTCCTGGACTTCCTGACCGGCGCCGGAGTGCTCTCGCTCGGCCACAACCACCCGGTGGTGGCCGACGCGGTCCGCCGCCAGCTCGGCGACCTCGTGCACGGCCTGGACCTGCCGACCCCCGCCAAGGAGGACTTCACCGCCCGCCAGCTCGCCATGCTGCCCGGCGGCATGCGGGAGCGGATGAAGATGCACTTCTGCGGGCCGACCGGTGCCAACGGCGTCGAGGCCGCGATCAAGCTGTGCAAGATCGCCACCGGCCGCTCGGAGATCATCTCCTTCCAGGGCGGCTTCCACGGCAGCACCGCCGGCGCCATGGCGGTGACCGGCAACACCGAGACCAAGAGCCAGGTCGGCGGCGCGATGCCGGGGGTGCACTTCTTCCCCTACTCCTTCTGCGCGCACTGCCCGCTGGGCCTGACCCCGGACTCCTGCACCACCAACTGCGCCACCTACCTGGAGCGGGTGCTGACCGACGCCAACGGCGGCATCACCCTGCCGGCCGCGGTGATCATGGAAATGGTGCAGGGCGAGGGCGGCGTGGTCCCGGCCACCATGGAGTTCGCCCGGCAGGTCCGCGAGGTCACCCGGCGGCTCGGCATCCCGCTGATCGTGGACGAGGTGCAGACCGGCTGCGGGCGCACCGGCACCTGGTACGCCTTCGAGCAGTACGGCATCGAACCCGACGTGGTGGTCGCCTCCAAGGCGCTCAGCGGCATCGGCCTGCCGGTCGCGGTCATCCTCTACGACCGGGCGCTGGACGTGTGGGAGCCCGGCGCCCACATCGGCACCTTCCGCGGCAACCAGCTCGCCTTCGCGGCCGGCGTCGCCGCGCTGGACGTGGTCCGCGACGAGGGCCTGCTGGAGAACGTCCGGATCCGCGGCGAGCAGCTGGGCAAGCACTTCACCGCGCTGCGCGAACGCAACCGGTGGATCAGCGACATCCGCGGCATGGGCCTGATGTGGGGCGCCGAGCTGGCCGACCCGGACCGGCCGGCCGGCCCCGAGGCGCGGGCGGCGGCCACCGCCGCGGCCCGCGCGGTGCAGTCCGCGGCCCTGCGGCTCGGGCTGATCTGCGAGGTCGGCGGCCGGGACGACATTGTCGTCCGACTGCTGCCGCCGCTGAACGTCACCGCCGAGCAGATCGACTTCGCCGCCGACATCCTGGAGCGGGCCTTCGCCGAGGCGACCCGGTGA
- a CDS encoding SidA/IucD/PvdA family monooxygenase: protein MSVPLTETTDGLNGDVPSDVLGVGFGPANLALAIAVEEDDPELSVHFLEGRQDPLWQGGMMLDGSNIQNHPSRDLVTLRNPRSRYSFLNYLFEEKRLLEHLNVAAEFPLRKEYAQYINWATQQFGDRVELGERAVAVEVEEYRGEPVYAVTTDRGVRRTGRSLVLGPGRTPYVPEPFDALTSPRVIHLTRYLYQLRSLTAAPARIAVIGGSQSAVELTLDLSRRFPDARVVDLVRSFSLRLKDTSPFSEEGYFPAFTQYYYGTDRAGKRELDAYMRATNYSSADDDVLKELYLRIYEQRLDGDQKVFVQGNRQVVAAHDDGTEVALRIRETHTGEITEESFDLVVLATGFRDIGPQPHQEPYPPLLAGVIDRFRFDEDGYLLVNPDYSLVSDHPGTPPLFLNGLCESSHGIGDAGSFSLLSLRAEVISNGARSRIGAALTAPAVPVP from the coding sequence ATGTCCGTACCCCTGACCGAGACCACTGACGGCCTGAACGGCGACGTACCCTCCGATGTGCTCGGCGTCGGCTTCGGCCCCGCCAACCTGGCCCTGGCCATCGCCGTCGAGGAGGACGACCCGGAGCTGAGTGTCCACTTCCTGGAAGGCCGGCAGGACCCGCTGTGGCAGGGCGGGATGATGCTGGACGGCTCCAACATCCAGAACCACCCCTCCCGCGACCTGGTGACCCTGCGCAACCCGCGCAGCCGCTACAGCTTCCTGAACTACCTGTTCGAGGAAAAGCGGCTGCTGGAGCACCTGAACGTGGCCGCCGAGTTCCCGCTGCGCAAGGAGTACGCGCAGTACATCAACTGGGCCACCCAGCAGTTCGGCGACCGGGTGGAGCTCGGCGAGCGGGCTGTGGCCGTCGAGGTCGAGGAGTACCGCGGCGAGCCGGTCTACGCGGTGACCACCGACCGCGGTGTGCGCCGCACCGGGCGCTCGCTGGTGCTCGGGCCCGGCCGCACCCCGTACGTCCCCGAGCCCTTCGACGCGCTCACCTCGCCGCGCGTCATCCACCTGACCCGGTACCTGTACCAGCTGCGGAGCCTGACCGCCGCGCCGGCCCGGATCGCGGTGATCGGCGGCAGCCAGAGCGCGGTGGAACTGACCCTGGACCTGTCCCGGCGGTTCCCCGACGCCCGCGTGGTGGACCTGGTGCGGTCGTTCTCGCTGCGGCTTAAGGACACCAGCCCGTTCAGCGAGGAGGGCTACTTCCCGGCCTTCACCCAGTACTACTACGGCACCGACCGGGCCGGAAAGCGCGAGCTGGACGCGTACATGCGCGCCACCAACTACTCCTCGGCCGACGACGACGTGCTCAAGGAGCTCTACCTGCGGATCTACGAGCAGCGGCTGGACGGCGACCAGAAGGTGTTCGTCCAGGGCAACCGCCAGGTGGTCGCCGCCCACGACGACGGCACGGAAGTGGCGCTGCGGATCCGCGAGACGCACACCGGCGAGATCACCGAGGAAAGCTTCGACCTGGTGGTGCTCGCCACCGGCTTCCGCGACATCGGCCCGCAGCCGCACCAGGAGCCCTACCCGCCGCTGCTGGCCGGCGTGATCGACCGCTTCCGGTTCGACGAGGACGGCTACCTGCTGGTCAACCCCGACTACAGCCTCGTCTCCGACCACCCGGGCACCCCGCCGCTGTTCCTCAACGGGCTGTGCGAGTCCAGCCACGGCATCGGCGACGCGGGCTCCTTCAGCCTGCTGTCGCTGCGCGCCGAAGTCATCAGCAACGGCGCGCGCAGCCGGATCGGCGCCGCGCTGACGGCACCCGCCGTCCCGGTCCCGTGA
- a CDS encoding peptide ABC transporter substrate-binding protein gives MPPAPEPVVPGGRTVLRLALTEPTAIDPYRSQEVEGILVTKALFVGLLAIDEDGRPAPAVAHRWWCDDAGLTWTFELRQDVRFSDGEPVDAESFVRAWTRACDPAAGSETTYHLAGVEGYRERLAGSPGPLSGLAAPDPATLVVRLTAPDFEFDKKTLQPVCSPVPRSAGAALDPVYNDEPVGNGPFRLDGPWRHHEGIRLVRNEHYFGPPPALDAVDITLLDPADAVEQEYQGFLDGRFDFARIPPHLLASAAASHPDGFIEEELAGVNYLIPFDMGPPMNSPAAREAVSWAIDRDAVIAEVFGGYRTRAASLVPPSFPGAFQPDLAPSCLRHDPDRARKLAAEAGLAAGTVLEFAYNTGAGHERWVAAVAAQLRSVLGLDVRLRAMTPRQLVEYRTGPDARGLCRAAWACDYPTPDNILYPLLHSSCTRPDADGVAHGDNEGRYVNPAFDRALDRARASREEAERDRHFREAERIAVGEDLALIPLWFRTHHRVYRADAFTGVRLDFYGNPTLPQISPVNPPPDRAARSGTQKGK, from the coding sequence ATGCCACCAGCACCGGAACCCGTCGTGCCGGGCGGCCGCACCGTCTTACGGCTGGCGCTGACCGAGCCGACCGCGATCGACCCCTACCGCTCCCAGGAGGTGGAGGGCATTCTCGTCACCAAGGCGCTGTTCGTCGGCCTGCTGGCGATCGACGAGGACGGGCGGCCCGCCCCCGCGGTCGCCCACCGCTGGTGGTGCGACGACGCCGGGCTGACCTGGACCTTCGAGCTCCGGCAGGACGTACGGTTCAGCGACGGCGAGCCGGTGGACGCCGAGAGCTTCGTCCGGGCCTGGACCCGCGCCTGCGATCCGGCGGCGGGCTCGGAGACCACCTACCACCTGGCGGGCGTCGAGGGGTACCGGGAGCGGCTGGCCGGCTCGCCGGGCCCGCTGTCCGGTCTGGCCGCCCCGGACCCGGCCACGCTGGTGGTACGGCTGACCGCGCCGGACTTCGAGTTCGACAAGAAGACCCTGCAACCGGTCTGCAGCCCGGTGCCCCGCAGCGCGGGCGCCGCGCTCGACCCGGTCTACAACGACGAGCCGGTCGGCAACGGGCCGTTCCGGCTGGACGGGCCCTGGCGGCACCACGAGGGCATCCGGCTGGTCAGGAACGAGCACTACTTCGGGCCGCCGCCCGCGCTCGACGCGGTCGACATCACGCTGCTGGACCCGGCCGACGCCGTGGAACAGGAGTACCAGGGCTTCCTCGACGGACGGTTCGACTTCGCCCGGATCCCTCCGCACCTGCTGGCCTCGGCCGCCGCGTCCCACCCGGACGGGTTCATCGAGGAGGAGCTGGCCGGCGTCAACTACCTGATCCCCTTCGACATGGGCCCGCCGATGAACAGCCCGGCCGCCCGGGAGGCGGTCTCCTGGGCGATCGACCGCGACGCGGTCATCGCCGAGGTCTTCGGCGGCTACCGGACCCGGGCCGCCTCGCTGGTGCCGCCGAGCTTCCCCGGCGCCTTCCAGCCCGACCTGGCCCCCAGCTGCCTGCGGCACGACCCGGACCGGGCGCGCAAGCTGGCCGCCGAGGCGGGCCTGGCCGCCGGGACGGTACTGGAGTTCGCCTACAACACCGGCGCGGGACACGAGCGGTGGGTCGCGGCGGTCGCCGCCCAGCTCCGCTCGGTGCTCGGCCTGGACGTACGCCTGCGGGCGATGACCCCGCGTCAGCTGGTGGAGTACCGCACCGGACCGGACGCCCGCGGCCTGTGCCGCGCCGCGTGGGCGTGCGACTACCCCACGCCGGACAACATCCTCTACCCGCTGCTGCACTCCTCGTGCACCCGCCCGGACGCCGACGGCGTCGCCCACGGCGACAACGAGGGCCGGTACGTCAACCCGGCCTTCGACCGGGCGCTGGACCGGGCTCGGGCCAGCCGGGAGGAGGCCGAGCGGGACCGGCACTTCCGCGAGGCCGAGCGGATCGCGGTCGGCGAGGACCTGGCCCTGATACCGCTGTGGTTCCGCACCCACCACCGCGTCTACCGCGCCGACGCCTTCACCGGCGTCCGGCTCGACTTCTACGGGAACCCCACCCTGCCGCAGATCAGCCCCGTGAATCCGCCACCCGATCGGGCGGCGCGGTCCGGCACGCAGAAGGGAAAGTGA
- a CDS encoding helix-turn-helix domain-containing protein, which yields MADGLDSVGARDLFQALLSDPNADPRDMQRRFDWPAPHVVSALGQLVDLQLIVPAPAGEGPQGADGAGSGEGRQPALQPPPAQPPAQPPAPPLGEQPQGRRDAGGGSRLSTASPRSSLLRLIEQEEAELEALVSRVRVIRTAMAALAAEYGTLHARETGRECAEVVLGREEIDALLVEAGRGARREVLSMNHPLPLTAQLLAGRDAGGGPAARVLHLASTVRTPRGQMAAHALRDARTEVRLAAHTPLRVLVVDCSLAVLEVVEERALPAALLLSGRGSAEVVREVFEFCWLSARPLHAFAAQEADPDTGAAAGARTGPAPGPVSGPAPGPASGRVPAVGADAAGPAARPGLPEPNELQRAALRMLTNGMKDEAIARQLGISVRTLGRLIGSLMADLNVTSRYQLGVQASMLGWAY from the coding sequence ATGGCTGACGGACTTGACTCGGTCGGCGCCAGAGATCTTTTCCAGGCGCTGTTGAGTGATCCCAATGCCGATCCGCGGGACATGCAGCGGCGGTTCGACTGGCCGGCTCCGCACGTCGTGTCCGCGCTCGGCCAACTCGTCGACCTCCAGCTGATCGTGCCCGCGCCCGCGGGGGAGGGGCCGCAGGGGGCGGACGGCGCGGGATCCGGCGAGGGGCGGCAGCCGGCCCTGCAGCCGCCGCCCGCGCAGCCGCCCGCGCAGCCGCCCGCGCCGCCGCTGGGCGAGCAGCCGCAAGGCCGCCGGGACGCCGGTGGCGGCAGCCGGCTCTCGACCGCCTCGCCGAGGTCGTCCCTGTTGCGGCTGATCGAGCAGGAGGAGGCGGAGCTGGAGGCCCTGGTGTCCAGGGTCCGGGTGATCAGGACCGCCATGGCCGCCCTCGCCGCCGAGTACGGCACCCTGCACGCGCGGGAGACCGGCCGGGAGTGCGCCGAAGTGGTGCTCGGCCGGGAGGAGATCGACGCGCTGCTGGTCGAGGCGGGCCGCGGCGCCCGCCGGGAGGTGCTCAGCATGAACCACCCGCTGCCGCTCACCGCCCAGTTGCTGGCGGGCCGCGACGCGGGCGGCGGGCCGGCGGCGCGCGTGCTGCACCTGGCGTCCACGGTGCGCACCCCGCGCGGGCAGATGGCCGCGCACGCCCTGCGTGACGCCCGCACCGAGGTGCGGCTGGCGGCTCACACCCCTTTGCGGGTTCTGGTGGTCGACTGCTCCCTGGCGGTCCTGGAAGTGGTGGAGGAACGGGCGCTGCCCGCCGCCCTGCTGCTGAGCGGCCGGGGGTCGGCGGAGGTCGTCCGCGAGGTGTTCGAGTTCTGCTGGCTGTCCGCCCGCCCGCTGCACGCGTTCGCGGCGCAGGAGGCGGATCCGGACACCGGCGCGGCGGCCGGCGCGCGGACCGGTCCGGCGCCGGGTCCGGTATCCGGTCCGGCGCCCGGTCCGGCATCGGGTCGGGTACCGGCCGTGGGGGCGGACGCCGCCGGACCCGCCGCGCGCCCGGGCCTGCCCGAGCCGAACGAGTTGCAGCGGGCGGCGCTGCGCATGCTCACCAACGGTATGAAGGACGAGGCGATAGCCCGCCAACTGGGCATATCCGTAAGGACGTTGGGCCGCCTGATCGGCAGTCTGATGGCTGACCTGAACGTGACGAGCCGTTACCAGCTCGGCGTGCAGGCATCGATGCTCGGCTGGGCGTACTGA
- a CDS encoding MFS transporter, which translates to MTTTPSGPETAEPPVKNLRSGVRRQLADALVPNSAIGRRLAGIAVVDSLGSGMFYAGSALYFTKVVGLSADQVGIGLSLAGLAGFLGAVPLGMLADRIRAGRVYVGLQAWRGLGYAAYCFTHSFTLFVVLACCIGLADTAVPPVSQAVVSSVVSAEERVNTLAKVRAARNIGFGIGALAATTAIQTGSATGFTLLVGGNAVSFGFCALLLQRVGVTRLTVVAAPSQTRRPTLRSDVRYVTAAVLNGLLAIHLTLLPLALPLWISHYTHVPIGLYGPLYVLNTVMAVFFQARFSRPAERLSGAVASMRWCGFALAGFAIACWGMKVINDVWIASALAVLAAVLVTCAELLQSAGGWTISYELARPDRRAQYLATFQLGTALQSIIAPALITSLVLPRTLGWPAFAVAAVAVGAGVQLVVGHRVPEAPAESADPAERAGVAASEPEESAPAATG; encoded by the coding sequence ATGACTACCACGCCGTCAGGCCCGGAAACCGCCGAACCCCCGGTCAAGAACTTACGTTCGGGTGTCCGCCGGCAACTCGCCGACGCCCTGGTGCCCAACTCCGCCATCGGCCGCCGGCTGGCCGGTATCGCCGTCGTCGACTCGCTGGGCAGCGGCATGTTCTACGCCGGGTCCGCGCTCTACTTCACCAAGGTGGTCGGCCTCAGCGCCGACCAGGTGGGCATCGGCCTGTCGCTGGCGGGACTGGCGGGCTTCCTCGGGGCCGTCCCCCTCGGCATGCTCGCCGACCGGATCCGCGCCGGCCGGGTGTACGTCGGGCTCCAGGCCTGGCGCGGCCTCGGCTACGCGGCCTACTGCTTCACCCACAGCTTCACCCTCTTCGTCGTGCTGGCCTGCTGCATCGGCCTGGCCGACACCGCCGTGCCGCCGGTCAGCCAGGCGGTGGTCAGCTCGGTGGTGTCCGCCGAGGAACGGGTGAACACCCTGGCCAAGGTGCGCGCCGCCCGGAACATCGGGTTCGGCATCGGCGCGCTGGCCGCGACCACCGCCATCCAGACCGGCTCCGCGACCGGCTTCACCCTGCTGGTCGGCGGCAACGCCGTCTCGTTCGGGTTCTGCGCGCTGCTGCTGCAACGGGTCGGCGTGACCCGGCTGACCGTGGTGGCGGCCCCGTCCCAGACCCGCCGCCCCACCCTGCGCAGCGATGTGCGGTACGTGACCGCGGCCGTCCTCAACGGGCTGCTCGCCATCCACCTGACGCTGCTCCCGCTGGCCCTGCCGCTGTGGATCTCCCACTACACGCATGTGCCGATCGGCCTGTACGGACCGCTCTACGTGCTCAACACCGTCATGGCGGTGTTCTTCCAGGCCCGCTTCTCCCGGCCGGCCGAACGGCTGAGCGGCGCGGTGGCCTCCATGCGCTGGTGCGGCTTCGCGCTGGCCGGGTTCGCGATAGCGTGCTGGGGCATGAAGGTGATTAACGACGTCTGGATCGCCTCGGCCCTGGCCGTGCTGGCGGCGGTCCTGGTCACCTGCGCCGAACTGCTGCAGTCCGCGGGCGGCTGGACCATCTCCTACGAGCTGGCCCGGCCCGACCGGCGCGCCCAGTACCTGGCCACCTTCCAGCTCGGTACCGCGCTCCAGTCCATCATCGCCCCGGCGCTGATCACCTCGCTGGTGCTGCCGCGCACGCTCGGCTGGCCGGCGTTCGCGGTGGCGGCCGTCGCCGTCGGGGCGGGCGTCCAGCTGGTCGTCGGCCACCGCGTCCCCGAAGCGCCCGCCGAGAGCGCGGACCCCGCGGAGCGGGCGGGCGTCGCCGCTTCGGAGCCGGAGGAGAGCGCTCCCGCGGCGACCGGCTGA
- a CDS encoding helix-turn-helix domain-containing protein, with the protein MTDQAGTGGDIGRRLALRRDQLGLTAPEAAERAGVDPGYLRYVEEQPGASPGPGFLQRLAEALDTTVSRLRGGDAGVPPGAGRAARNPVLTELDPAECRALLADHGIGRIAVAAAQGPAIIPVNYDVVDGTVVFRTAPGTAPALAADSVVAFEVDRIDDALSQGWSVNITGSATRVTDPEDVRRLVAAAHTAPWAGGEREEWVRVDPVLITGRRVTAA; encoded by the coding sequence ATGACGGACCAAGCGGGCACGGGCGGCGACATCGGCCGCCGACTGGCGCTGCGGCGGGACCAGCTCGGTCTCACCGCCCCGGAGGCCGCGGAACGGGCCGGGGTGGACCCGGGCTATCTGCGGTACGTGGAGGAGCAGCCGGGCGCGTCGCCGGGCCCCGGCTTCCTGCAGCGGCTCGCGGAGGCGCTGGACACCACCGTCTCCCGGCTGCGGGGCGGCGACGCCGGCGTGCCGCCCGGCGCCGGCAGGGCCGCCCGCAACCCGGTCCTGACCGAGCTGGACCCCGCCGAGTGCCGGGCCCTGCTGGCCGACCACGGCATCGGGCGGATCGCGGTCGCCGCCGCGCAGGGACCGGCGATCATCCCGGTCAACTACGACGTGGTGGACGGCACGGTGGTCTTCAGGACCGCGCCGGGCACCGCGCCCGCGCTCGCGGCGGACTCCGTGGTGGCCTTCGAGGTCGACCGGATCGACGACGCCCTCAGCCAGGGCTGGAGCGTGAACATCACCGGCTCGGCCACGCGGGTCACCGACCCGGAGGACGTACGGCGGCTGGTGGCGGCGGCCCACACGGCGCCATGGGCGGGCGGCGAACGGGAGGAGTGGGTCCGCGTCGACCCGGTCCTGATCACCGGGCGCCGTGTCACCGCGGCGTGA
- a CDS encoding flavodoxin domain-containing protein yields MAQRRRPTGPTHPTAAADRAPGARVLVAYASKYGSTAEIARWIGDALTGERLRADVRPAAEVGDVAGYDAVVLGSGLYAGHWLRDACRFARRHREALLGLPVWLFSSGPLDPVSARYGIEPTREVTRIAERVHAADHMTFGGRLVDDARGFLARRLVAQGDGGDFCDPRRIREWALDIADTVRARPAP; encoded by the coding sequence ATGGCACAGCGGCGGAGACCGACCGGCCCGACGCACCCGACGGCGGCCGCCGACCGGGCGCCAGGGGCGCGCGTCCTCGTCGCGTACGCGTCGAAGTACGGTTCCACGGCGGAGATCGCCCGCTGGATCGGTGACGCGCTCACCGGCGAGCGGCTGCGGGCGGACGTACGGCCCGCGGCCGAGGTCGGCGACGTGGCCGGGTACGACGCCGTGGTGCTCGGCTCCGGCCTGTACGCCGGGCACTGGCTGCGCGACGCCTGCCGCTTCGCCCGGCGGCACCGCGAGGCGCTGCTGGGACTGCCGGTGTGGCTGTTCAGCAGCGGCCCGCTGGACCCGGTGAGCGCGCGGTACGGCATCGAGCCGACCCGGGAGGTGACGCGCATCGCCGAGCGCGTGCACGCCGCCGACCACATGACCTTCGGGGGCCGCCTCGTCGACGACGCCCGCGGCTTCCTCGCCCGCCGCCTGGTCGCCCAGGGCGACGGCGGCGACTTCTGCGACCCGCGCCGGATCCGCGAGTGGGCCCTGGACATCGCCGACACCGTCCGCGCCCGCCCCGCCCCCTGA
- a CDS encoding universal stress protein, translating to MTGTVVAGVDGSPASIAAAHWAAREAERRAADLRLLRVVPPETGRGAVAASAGQDRRTRPGGGSLEEAAVRLRHTYRDVVITTEEVAANPLPGLVAAGEGAGLLVLGSGGKNAMSGLLRGSAALGAVSHGRCPVVLVRAGQRSSDEHRPGSHHCVTPGAPYRDVVLGLDLPRPAERAIAFAFDAASRRCATLRVIHSWNMPPPRTLGEAEAEPRPRTGRAAEEAEALETVLGPWRAKFPKVAVVAESVVGSAAGHLLDAEADASLLVLGHRAPTRGAGPHIGSVSDSVLHHAMVPVAVIPHADPEAAG from the coding sequence ATGACAGGTACTGTCGTCGCGGGTGTGGACGGTTCACCGGCGAGTATCGCCGCCGCGCACTGGGCGGCCCGCGAGGCCGAACGCCGGGCGGCGGACCTGCGGCTGCTGCGGGTCGTGCCGCCGGAGACCGGCCGCGGCGCCGTCGCGGCGTCCGCCGGCCAGGACCGGCGCACCCGCCCCGGAGGCGGCTCGCTGGAGGAGGCGGCGGTCCGGCTGCGACACACCTACCGTGACGTGGTCATCACGACCGAGGAGGTGGCCGCGAACCCGCTCCCCGGGCTGGTCGCGGCCGGCGAGGGCGCCGGACTGCTGGTCCTGGGCTCGGGAGGGAAGAACGCGATGAGCGGGCTGCTGCGGGGGTCCGCGGCGCTCGGCGCCGTCAGCCACGGCAGGTGCCCCGTCGTCCTGGTCCGGGCCGGACAGCGGTCGTCCGACGAGCACCGGCCGGGCTCCCACCACTGCGTGACGCCGGGCGCCCCGTACCGGGACGTCGTCCTGGGGCTCGACCTCCCGCGGCCCGCCGAGCGGGCGATCGCCTTCGCCTTCGACGCCGCGTCCCGCCGCTGCGCCACCCTGCGCGTCATCCACAGCTGGAACATGCCGCCGCCGCGCACCCTCGGCGAGGCCGAGGCCGAGCCGCGCCCGCGCACCGGAAGGGCGGCCGAGGAGGCGGAAGCCCTGGAAACGGTGCTCGGTCCCTGGCGGGCGAAATTCCCCAAGGTCGCGGTGGTCGCCGAATCGGTCGTCGGCAGCGCCGCCGGCCACCTGCTCGACGCGGAGGCGGACGCCTCGCTGCTGGTGCTCGGCCACCGCGCACCCACCCGGGGCGCGGGCCCGCACATCGGCTCCGTGTCGGACTCCGTACTGCACCACGCCATGGTCCCGGTGGCCGTCATCCCGCACGCCGACCCGGAGGCCGCCGGGTGA
- a CDS encoding flavodoxin domain-containing protein, with protein sequence MAGPRILVVYASRNGSTAQIAGWIAGTAAERGVAATVRPAAEVGDISGYDAVVLGSGVYAGRWLKDARRFARHHRRALLEVPVWLFSSGPLDDDAAERAVPPLRNAARITERLDAADHVTFGGRLVAGAPGFVARQLLGQGRAGDHRDRGQIRAWAVRIADGVAAAWHQLI encoded by the coding sequence ATGGCCGGACCGCGCATCCTCGTCGTCTACGCGTCGCGGAACGGATCCACGGCGCAGATCGCCGGGTGGATCGCCGGGACCGCCGCCGAGCGGGGTGTCGCGGCGACGGTCCGCCCCGCCGCCGAGGTCGGCGACATCAGCGGGTACGACGCGGTGGTGCTCGGCTCCGGGGTGTACGCCGGCCGCTGGCTCAAGGACGCGCGCCGCTTCGCCCGGCACCACCGCAGGGCCCTGCTGGAGGTTCCGGTCTGGCTGTTCAGCAGCGGGCCGCTGGACGACGACGCGGCGGAGCGGGCCGTCCCGCCGCTGCGCAACGCGGCGCGGATCACCGAGCGGTTGGACGCCGCCGACCACGTCACGTTCGGCGGCAGGCTGGTCGCCGGAGCGCCGGGCTTCGTCGCCCGGCAGCTGCTCGGCCAGGGCAGGGCCGGCGACCACCGCGACCGCGGGCAGATCCGCGCCTGGGCCGTACGCATCGCCGACGGCGTCGCGGCGGCCTGGCACCAGCTGATCTGA